In a single window of the uncultured Dysgonomonas sp. genome:
- a CDS encoding beta-galactosidase: MKNLKKVLLIFTLLGSSLFTSYSQTVPNIGAEIWIEPGQTKEQIYDWFRLMDENKMYSARLFVMWNYIETQPGTFDFSLYDWAFDAANKYGVKIEATLCAIHGPVFYNQKFHGRPQYNELFDSEYIKEKAAVFIEKTVNRYKADKALGYWWILNEPRSFLPDSELATKRLQEWAKNKYKNIEEVNNQWIESYKDFSDIKFDPLWTKGSYFYWPVPAIDWYLFHRDFLTENLKWIADEVRKHDKSTPLTTNPAGVFEYAHLYDFPKHREIFNVLGASMHAAWQLRSLQREQYAYAVAGISEILRGSNMDGEFWMSELQGGNNIWSGRSPMCPDPKDLSQWIWTGVGSGAKKIIYWSLNYRRQGIESGEWGLLGFRNEPTERSVETKNLNSAMIDNQDFLKNAKPLKNKISLILSPESMRVLLHINSFNAGARGLDAHGHMRSLLMWFIALQEKGYQIDIRHLRDYEWDSEEVGRVAILSNIVAVPNEMVPKLEKFVNDGNYLIAEGLTGFFDEYETNTFQTGFPLENLLGGRMIDIPYRNDKTISFKFNGIDIPGYVFQPILQPLTGVSAGEMNGSVFAINNKTGKGKTLWLPAVVSMGAYPNNTEPLSLVANSLLEEYLQKQPFYFQEYTKGGLLRILKNGNSYLTVVTNNRQSDIALTLVNQTNLKPQVIYGNETSYLNGKLSLKDRETIVILWK, from the coding sequence ATGAAAAATTTAAAAAAAGTATTATTAATCTTTACACTATTGGGCAGTTCTCTCTTTACTTCATACTCCCAAACTGTGCCTAATATAGGTGCTGAAATCTGGATAGAGCCCGGGCAAACGAAAGAGCAGATCTATGATTGGTTTCGACTGATGGATGAAAATAAAATGTATTCAGCCAGATTATTTGTTATGTGGAATTATATCGAAACCCAACCTGGTACTTTTGATTTTTCGTTATACGACTGGGCTTTCGATGCAGCCAATAAATATGGAGTTAAAATAGAAGCTACTTTGTGCGCTATACATGGCCCTGTATTTTATAATCAGAAATTTCATGGTCGTCCACAGTATAACGAACTGTTCGATTCTGAATATATAAAAGAAAAAGCCGCAGTATTTATAGAGAAAACGGTCAACAGATATAAAGCAGATAAAGCATTAGGCTATTGGTGGATATTGAACGAACCCAGAAGTTTTTTGCCGGATTCGGAATTAGCAACAAAACGGTTACAAGAATGGGCGAAGAACAAATACAAAAACATAGAAGAAGTTAATAATCAATGGATTGAAAGCTACAAAGATTTCTCGGATATAAAATTCGACCCTTTATGGACAAAAGGTTCTTATTTCTATTGGCCTGTTCCAGCCATCGACTGGTATCTGTTTCATCGCGATTTCCTTACAGAAAATCTGAAATGGATAGCCGATGAGGTTCGGAAGCATGACAAAAGCACCCCATTAACCACCAATCCGGCCGGAGTATTCGAATATGCACATTTATACGATTTTCCCAAACACAGGGAAATATTCAATGTACTGGGAGCGTCTATGCATGCAGCGTGGCAACTGAGAAGCCTGCAAAGGGAACAATACGCATATGCAGTCGCCGGTATATCTGAAATATTGCGAGGATCGAATATGGATGGTGAGTTTTGGATGAGCGAATTGCAGGGAGGAAATAATATTTGGAGTGGGAGGAGTCCTATGTGTCCCGACCCTAAAGATTTGTCCCAATGGATATGGACAGGTGTAGGATCAGGGGCTAAGAAGATCATTTATTGGTCATTAAATTATAGAAGGCAAGGTATCGAATCCGGAGAGTGGGGACTATTAGGTTTTCGTAACGAACCTACCGAGAGATCTGTTGAAACGAAGAACCTTAACTCTGCAATGATTGACAATCAGGACTTCCTTAAAAATGCAAAACCTTTGAAAAACAAAATATCGCTCATACTTAGCCCCGAATCGATGCGTGTACTTTTACACATAAACAGTTTCAATGCCGGAGCTAGAGGTCTGGATGCCCATGGGCATATGCGCAGTTTGCTGATGTGGTTTATTGCATTGCAGGAAAAAGGATATCAGATAGATATTCGTCACCTGAGGGACTATGAGTGGGACTCGGAAGAAGTGGGTAGGGTTGCAATACTATCTAATATTGTTGCTGTTCCAAATGAAATGGTACCGAAACTAGAGAAATTTGTGAACGATGGTAATTATTTGATAGCTGAGGGTTTAACCGGTTTTTTTGACGAATATGAAACCAATACATTCCAAACAGGATTCCCTCTCGAAAACCTTTTAGGAGGGAGAATGATAGATATCCCTTATAGGAATGACAAAACAATCTCCTTTAAGTTTAACGGTATCGATATTCCGGGTTATGTATTCCAGCCGATACTTCAGCCATTGACCGGAGTTTCAGCAGGCGAAATGAATGGTTCGGTGTTTGCCATAAACAATAAAACAGGGAAGGGTAAAACTCTTTGGTTGCCCGCGGTGGTCAGCATGGGGGCGTATCCAAACAATACAGAACCTTTATCATTAGTAGCCAATAGCTTATTAGAAGAATACCTGCAGAAACAACCATTTTACTTTCAAGAATACACAAAAGGAGGTTTGCTTAGAATATTAAAAAATGGCAATAGTTATCTGACGGTAGTAACAAATAACAGGCAGTCTGATATTGCTCTTACCTTAGTGAATCAGACTAATCTGAAACCTCAGGTGATATATGGGAATGAAACCTCCTATTTAAATGGGAAGCTATCTCTGAAAGACCGTGAAACGATTGTTATTTTATGGAAGTAA
- a CDS encoding MFS transporter yields MMIKLQQKRSYPWLVVSMLWVVALLNYLDRQMLSTMRPFMVEDIAELVSATNFGRLMAIFLWIYALMSPISGMIADRMNRKWLIVISLFVWSGVTMAMGFTHDMNHLYILRAIMGISEAFYVPAGLSLIADYHQGKTRSLAIGVHTSGIYLGQALGGFGATLASITSWHFTFHTFGIIGMIYSIVLILFLREKKTYQVNTTEKKTFRMELSAAFKGLSMLFSNIAFWVILFYFSAPSLPGWATKNWLPTLFSESLNMDMAQAGPLSTMTMALASLVGVLLGGYISDKWVAKHLKGRIYTGAIGLALTLPALLLIGYGSGLFVIVTGAIMFGLGFGIFDVNNMPILCQFVPSRYRATGYGLLNLAGISAGAVITNELGKALDAGYMSLVFCIMIVAVALALLLQLTVLRPKTIDMKD; encoded by the coding sequence ATGATGATAAAATTACAGCAGAAACGATCCTACCCATGGCTGGTAGTAAGTATGTTATGGGTAGTAGCCTTGCTAAACTATCTGGACAGGCAGATGCTCTCTACCATGCGTCCATTTATGGTAGAAGATATTGCCGAGTTGGTTTCTGCAACCAATTTCGGGCGCTTGATGGCAATCTTTCTCTGGATATATGCTTTGATGAGTCCTATCTCAGGGATGATAGCTGACCGGATGAATCGTAAATGGCTGATAGTAATAAGTTTGTTTGTCTGGTCTGGTGTAACTATGGCTATGGGGTTTACTCACGATATGAACCACCTCTATATCCTGCGGGCCATCATGGGGATAAGCGAAGCTTTCTATGTTCCGGCAGGACTATCACTCATTGCAGATTATCATCAGGGTAAGACACGGTCTCTAGCTATTGGTGTTCACACATCAGGTATTTATCTTGGACAGGCTTTAGGTGGTTTTGGTGCAACTCTGGCCAGTATCACTTCATGGCATTTCACATTCCATACATTTGGAATTATAGGTATGATATACAGTATTGTCCTGATTTTGTTCCTCCGCGAAAAGAAAACATATCAAGTGAATACAACAGAAAAAAAGACATTCAGAATGGAATTATCGGCAGCTTTTAAAGGGTTGAGTATGTTATTCAGTAATATTGCATTCTGGGTTATCCTATTTTATTTCTCCGCCCCTAGTTTACCTGGATGGGCTACAAAAAACTGGCTTCCGACCTTATTTAGTGAATCATTGAATATGGATATGGCGCAGGCCGGACCATTATCCACCATGACTATGGCCTTGGCTTCGTTGGTAGGCGTTTTATTAGGTGGATATATTTCAGACAAATGGGTTGCTAAACACCTGAAAGGGCGTATATACACAGGTGCAATTGGTTTAGCTTTGACTTTGCCTGCGTTATTGCTGATAGGATATGGAAGCGGTTTGTTTGTAATTGTTACAGGAGCTATTATGTTTGGTCTTGGCTTCGGTATATTTGATGTTAACAACATGCCTATTCTTTGCCAGTTTGTCCCATCACGTTATCGGGCTACAGGCTATGGTTTACTTAATCTAGCTGGAATATCGGCAGGGGCTGTCATTACCAATGAATTGGGTAAGGCTTTGGATGCAGGATATATGAGTCTGGTATTTTGTATTATGATAGTAGCCGTTGCGTTAGCATTGTTGTTACAGCTAACAGTTCTACGGCCTAAAACAATAGATATGAAAGATTAA
- a CDS encoding BNR-4 repeat-containing protein: protein MKKIFLILSILFLTVEINAQESMSNTKIDGFKGAWFTLGQYSKYGDKYSGGLGTYTAKHIPLAIYAPEVDKTFFVYGGIAEGRSSNADIAEKKHTAKDYGNYLLCMAACFDHKTKTVSRPTVVHDKGGVYDPHDNPSIALDPKGYIWVFVSGRGVERPGYKYRSSVPYSVDKFDLISEDEMTYPQPKYIKDKGFLHLFTKYHGARLLYFNTSDKEGMKWTQDKQLVAIKRKTDKYAGHYQISGQDGDKVGFFYNWHPDGVGNRRTNIYYMQTTDFGNTWTTVENTPLNLPITEVSNATMVKEFFSKGENVYIKDMSFDENGFPVALYLSGKGPEPGPDNGPRQWSTIRWNGKEWINKHITTSNNNYDTGSLWIDEKRWLAVIPSEEGPQKWGAGGEVVMWESKDKGKTWKKKKQVTRSSKRNNNYIRKVVNGIDPFMYFWGDGDTDKLSISELYFGDSKGNVWKLPYKMEKQEIKPQRLK, encoded by the coding sequence ATGAAAAAGATATTTTTAATTCTAAGTATCCTCTTCTTAACTGTTGAGATAAATGCGCAGGAATCCATGAGTAACACTAAGATAGATGGATTTAAGGGCGCATGGTTTACCCTCGGACAGTATTCAAAGTATGGAGATAAATATTCGGGAGGATTAGGGACATACACTGCCAAACATATACCGTTGGCTATTTATGCACCCGAAGTGGATAAAACATTTTTCGTTTATGGTGGAATCGCCGAAGGTAGATCATCAAATGCGGATATCGCTGAGAAAAAACACACCGCTAAAGATTATGGAAATTACTTATTGTGCATGGCAGCATGTTTCGATCATAAGACGAAAACGGTATCGAGGCCAACAGTAGTTCATGATAAAGGGGGAGTATACGATCCCCATGATAATCCATCTATTGCCTTAGACCCCAAAGGATATATTTGGGTTTTTGTCAGCGGTCGTGGGGTAGAACGTCCGGGTTATAAATATAGAAGTTCGGTGCCTTATTCTGTCGATAAATTTGATCTTATCAGTGAAGACGAAATGACGTATCCTCAACCGAAATATATAAAGGACAAAGGCTTTCTTCATCTTTTTACAAAATATCATGGAGCAAGGCTATTGTATTTTAATACAAGCGATAAGGAGGGTATGAAATGGACGCAAGATAAACAATTGGTAGCAATAAAGCGCAAGACAGACAAATACGCAGGACATTATCAAATCAGCGGACAGGATGGTGATAAGGTAGGGTTCTTCTATAATTGGCATCCTGATGGAGTTGGAAATCGTAGAACTAATATTTATTATATGCAAACTACCGATTTTGGTAATACATGGACAACGGTAGAGAATACTCCTCTGAATTTACCTATCACTGAAGTTAGTAATGCTACTATGGTGAAAGAGTTTTTTAGTAAAGGTGAAAATGTATATATAAAAGACATGTCATTTGACGAAAATGGGTTTCCTGTAGCTCTTTATCTTTCAGGGAAAGGTCCCGAGCCCGGACCGGATAATGGACCAAGGCAGTGGTCTACCATTCGTTGGAATGGTAAAGAGTGGATAAACAAACATATTACGACATCCAACAATAATTATGATACAGGCAGTCTTTGGATTGATGAAAAAAGATGGCTTGCGGTGATTCCATCCGAAGAAGGCCCTCAAAAATGGGGCGCTGGCGGAGAAGTAGTTATGTGGGAAAGCAAAGACAAAGGCAAAACATGGAAAAAGAAAAAACAGGTAACAAGAAGCAGTAAGAGAAACAATAATTATATAAGAAAAGTAGTAAATGGAATAGATCCATTTATGTATTTCTGGGGAGATGGAGATACCGATAAATTGAGTATATCGGAACTATACTTTGGAGATAGTAAAGGTAACGTATGGAAGTTGCCTTATAAAATGGAAAAACAAGAAATTAAGCCTCAAAGATTAAAATAA
- a CDS encoding glycerophosphoryl diester phosphodiesterase — protein MKLFKILIIFIFPILTLACSRKAELTNGEIKIEWKETSDGWIISSVKNKNQDVWKSWGNPDGEITILFSETKPTDTALTVVQQNGDTASFPEDFKYVIDKYKRAISEVPMNRAGKPYSFYPELETLSDNSAVFSKELEIGKVLITYMFDENYSHDICVKTSFVAYKDGYFSLASVSLGNIDRDMLEWGVVPGFFQGNKINEDFDLSYVYAQGLPEFPVLCRESTITSPMSAITNKTGNTLAVIVNPEHVSERYVEDKEIHNKIWKIALSHMNKKSKLTPTAYHPILGEEGSQKTKGDTINFAYRFTLKQSDWFDVYKHAVYNIYDFNQSVALKESTKSLTDRILSMRKYLTDDKTSFWNTADYNNLKIGAQLYMSAVSEAENDAIKNSDIAAAWMLASITDDEKIKTARLPYLRNFKIAQQDENDGFFHGAAKGQYYLMKKKKFIEEWGNHYEPIGLTYYTLIDIANILLYEPNDSVLLEKLKDGAERLISWQREDGSWPLAFDKDTHEVIYKDLQDYRPTFYGMFVAYKMLKDKKYLDAAVKGADWYVKNAVANGSFTGVCGDVRFVNDFATAQSAQALLDLYEIVPEQTYLDAAIETAKIYTTSIYTYPTPSSEMKIFKGKQVQDWQLSQVGLGFEHGGTIGSAVNHGPILLSSHAGMFVRIYQLTKEAIFLDMARAAAIGRDAFVNKGNNVASYYWKRFDEGPGVFPHHAWWQVGWITDYLVAEAEIRSGNTISFPRGYVSPKVGPHQPVGFEKGTFNDEKVSLLLYPDLLEVDNPNIDYFFMKAENTESFYLVLLNQQQKVNNVKWSINPSVAKQKGLKVKKRTNIEEIEAWGIQIIKINI, from the coding sequence ATGAAATTATTTAAGATTTTAATCATATTTATTTTTCCCATTTTAACTCTTGCATGTAGCCGAAAAGCAGAATTGACAAATGGAGAGATAAAAATAGAATGGAAAGAAACATCGGATGGATGGATCATTTCTTCTGTCAAAAATAAGAATCAGGATGTTTGGAAATCATGGGGGAACCCGGATGGAGAAATTACAATCTTATTTTCGGAAACAAAACCAACCGATACTGCTTTGACGGTGGTACAACAAAATGGAGATACGGCTAGTTTTCCTGAAGATTTCAAATATGTTATAGATAAATATAAGCGGGCAATATCCGAAGTTCCAATGAACAGAGCAGGCAAACCCTATTCTTTTTATCCTGAGCTGGAAACTTTATCCGATAATTCGGCTGTTTTTAGCAAGGAGTTGGAAATAGGTAAGGTATTGATCACTTATATGTTTGATGAGAATTATTCCCATGATATCTGTGTAAAAACTTCATTTGTTGCTTACAAAGACGGATATTTTTCACTTGCATCGGTTTCGTTGGGTAATATAGATAGAGATATGCTGGAATGGGGGGTAGTTCCCGGTTTTTTTCAGGGCAACAAAATAAACGAAGACTTCGATCTAAGCTATGTGTATGCACAAGGATTACCGGAATTTCCAGTGCTATGCAGGGAAAGTACTATTACATCTCCTATGTCTGCTATTACTAATAAGACAGGAAATACCTTGGCTGTAATTGTAAATCCCGAACATGTGAGTGAAAGATATGTCGAAGACAAAGAAATACATAATAAAATATGGAAAATAGCTTTGTCGCATATGAATAAAAAATCAAAACTGACTCCCACCGCTTACCATCCGATTTTAGGGGAAGAAGGTTCTCAAAAAACAAAGGGCGATACAATAAACTTTGCATATAGGTTTACTCTCAAACAGTCCGATTGGTTCGATGTTTACAAACATGCAGTATACAATATCTATGATTTCAACCAATCAGTAGCACTCAAGGAATCTACGAAATCTTTGACTGATCGCATTTTATCCATGAGAAAATATCTGACCGACGATAAGACTTCTTTCTGGAATACTGCAGATTATAATAATCTTAAAATAGGAGCTCAATTATACATGAGTGCAGTATCGGAAGCTGAAAATGATGCTATTAAAAATTCGGATATTGCTGCTGCGTGGATGCTGGCTTCTATTACTGATGATGAGAAAATAAAAACAGCAAGACTTCCATATTTACGCAATTTTAAGATTGCTCAGCAGGATGAAAATGATGGTTTCTTTCATGGAGCAGCTAAAGGGCAGTACTATTTGATGAAGAAGAAAAAATTCATAGAAGAATGGGGGAATCATTACGAGCCTATCGGGCTGACTTATTATACACTTATAGATATTGCGAACATTTTATTGTACGAACCCAATGACAGTGTATTATTAGAAAAATTGAAAGATGGAGCTGAGCGATTAATATCTTGGCAACGAGAAGATGGAAGCTGGCCTTTAGCCTTTGACAAAGATACGCATGAAGTAATATATAAAGATTTACAAGATTATAGACCTACGTTTTACGGAATGTTTGTTGCTTACAAAATGCTAAAAGATAAAAAGTATCTCGATGCAGCGGTAAAAGGCGCAGATTGGTATGTGAAAAATGCTGTGGCAAATGGTTCTTTTACAGGTGTATGTGGGGACGTTAGGTTTGTAAACGACTTTGCCACTGCACAAAGCGCACAAGCATTGTTAGATTTGTATGAAATAGTACCCGAACAAACTTATCTGGACGCAGCGATAGAAACGGCAAAAATATACACAACATCTATCTATACATATCCTACACCTAGTTCGGAAATGAAAATATTTAAGGGAAAACAGGTACAAGATTGGCAACTTTCGCAAGTAGGGCTCGGATTCGAACATGGCGGTACTATCGGTTCTGCTGTCAATCATGGTCCCATATTGTTGTCTAGCCACGCGGGTATGTTTGTTAGAATATATCAATTGACGAAAGAAGCTATTTTTCTGGATATGGCGAGAGCCGCCGCGATAGGCCGGGATGCTTTTGTGAATAAAGGAAATAATGTAGCATCATATTATTGGAAACGTTTTGATGAAGGGCCGGGCGTATTTCCCCATCATGCTTGGTGGCAAGTGGGCTGGATTACGGATTATCTGGTAGCAGAAGCTGAAATTAGATCGGGGAATACTATTTCTTTTCCTAGAGGATACGTGTCTCCTAAAGTAGGTCCTCACCAACCTGTTGGTTTCGAGAAAGGGACATTCAACGATGAAAAAGTCTCTTTGTTATTATATCCCGATTTACTGGAAGTGGATAATCCAAATATAGATTATTTTTTCATGAAGGCGGAAAATACAGAATCATTCTATCTTGTTTTACTTAACCAACAGCAAAAGGTGAATAATGTAAAATGGAGTATCAATCCCTCTGTAGCAAAACAAAAAGGCTTAAAAGTTAAGAAAAGAACAAACATTGAAGAAATTGAAGCTTGGGGTATACAAATCATAAAAATAAATATTTGA
- a CDS encoding glycoside hydrolase family 2 TIM barrel-domain containing protein, whose amino-acid sequence MKNIYILIVLFLLFTCLAFGQGGHPDWENPGIFAINKEETRTTVIPYSSIKEALVDDFNQSPYFQLLDGDWKFKWVAKPSDIVHDFYKEDYDVSQWGTISVPGNWEFNGYGIPIYTNIIYPFPKNPPFVNKDDNPVGHYRHKFSIPDKWNGRRVYLHFEGGTTAMYVWINGQKVGYTENAKSPAEFDITPYVRKGNNTIACQVFKYSDGSYLEDQDMWRLGGINRSVYLYSTEHTRIQDFFAHPDLDSHYKNGKLDIDIKLNNYEETPKPQKLEVSLWDKDGRNILKLNKDVTIPAKNTLDLTLSGKVPSPRKWTAETPNLYTLLLTLKDNTGKTIEITSHKIGFRKIEIADGQLFINGKKVYFKGVNLHEFNAYKGQVVDRTVMMRNIQLMKELNINAVRTSHYPQPPLWYKLCDEYGIYLVDEANFESHGMGHGKENLANFEEWNAAHIDRIKSLVERDKNHVSVIFWSIGNESSNEQALYDMYDWAKARDNSRPVQYEEAKSSYRNTDIICPMYPTWIQMTEAAKNVLDRPYIMCEYAHAMGNSMGNFQEYWDLIRSSKNMQGGFIWEWYNQGYKAKDEQGREYWAYGGDLGGYHLYNDGNFCMDGLISPDQQYIPHTKIVKKVYQNILFEAKDLSKGIITVINDFKFTDLSPENYSFKWVLLQNGSKVADEIFDVTISADSRKDVKLNLPQLSSANGNEYFLQVFAYTKEATEFIPIAFEVAREEFAFETNDYFAVRRFKGSLNVEKRVNSVIIKSRDITYEFSTKNGNALLQMNVNDKPLFNALPRLNFWRAPTDNDLGSRPNHSYRLWDGAAHNLAYTFIQHKKLEGKQIFEYEAKPRGIEAKVILIYIVNEDGSLTVDAHYKALSDDIPEMMRFGMIMTLPEEYNQFGWYGRGPGENYIDRNSDTFMGVWEGKVREQAFEYYRPQETGNKTDVRWLSLTNNMGRKVKVSGLQPISVSATNFTPEDLDAGLTKKQQHWSDVIPRKETVLCVDLFQRGVGGLNSWSEHPLGQYRFKDKEYRYGFIIEVED is encoded by the coding sequence ATGAAAAACATATACATATTGATTGTTTTGTTTCTACTGTTTACCTGCTTAGCTTTTGGTCAAGGGGGTCATCCGGACTGGGAGAATCCTGGAATATTTGCAATCAATAAAGAGGAGACGCGCACAACAGTAATTCCGTATTCGTCCATAAAAGAGGCTTTAGTTGACGATTTTAACCAATCACCCTATTTCCAATTGTTAGATGGCGATTGGAAGTTTAAATGGGTGGCTAAACCATCTGATATTGTACATGATTTCTACAAAGAAGATTATGATGTGAGCCAATGGGGAACAATATCCGTTCCGGGAAATTGGGAGTTTAACGGGTATGGCATTCCCATTTATACAAACATAATATATCCTTTCCCAAAAAATCCTCCTTTTGTAAATAAAGATGATAATCCTGTGGGGCATTATCGTCACAAATTCTCCATTCCGGACAAATGGAATGGCAGAAGAGTGTATCTACATTTCGAAGGAGGAACGACTGCTATGTATGTATGGATAAATGGGCAAAAAGTAGGTTACACAGAGAATGCAAAAAGTCCTGCCGAATTTGATATAACTCCTTATGTCAGAAAAGGGAATAATACGATAGCATGCCAAGTATTTAAATATAGCGATGGGTCTTATCTCGAAGATCAAGATATGTGGCGACTGGGAGGGATCAATAGAAGCGTTTACCTATACAGCACGGAACACACACGTATTCAAGATTTTTTTGCTCATCCAGACTTAGATAGCCATTATAAAAATGGAAAGTTAGACATAGATATCAAGCTAAACAACTATGAAGAAACTCCAAAACCTCAAAAATTGGAAGTGAGCCTTTGGGATAAAGATGGTAGGAATATTTTGAAGCTTAACAAGGATGTGACAATACCAGCAAAAAATACCCTGGATCTGACTCTCTCGGGAAAAGTACCTTCGCCTCGTAAATGGACAGCTGAAACTCCAAATCTGTACACTCTTTTATTAACCCTGAAAGATAATACAGGAAAAACGATTGAAATTACATCACATAAAATAGGATTCAGGAAGATCGAGATAGCAGACGGTCAATTGTTTATCAATGGAAAGAAAGTATATTTCAAAGGAGTAAATCTTCACGAGTTTAATGCTTATAAAGGGCAAGTTGTGGACAGAACAGTGATGATGCGAAATATTCAGTTGATGAAAGAATTGAATATAAATGCTGTCAGGACATCGCATTATCCTCAACCTCCATTGTGGTATAAACTGTGTGACGAATATGGAATCTACTTGGTAGATGAAGCAAACTTCGAATCTCATGGGATGGGCCATGGAAAAGAAAACCTGGCTAATTTCGAGGAATGGAATGCTGCACATATAGACAGAATTAAAAGTCTCGTGGAAAGAGATAAAAATCATGTATCTGTAATATTTTGGTCGATAGGCAATGAATCCAGTAATGAGCAAGCTTTGTATGATATGTACGATTGGGCTAAAGCAAGAGATAACAGTCGTCCTGTTCAGTATGAAGAGGCAAAGTCTTCATATCGTAATACAGATATTATTTGTCCAATGTACCCTACTTGGATACAGATGACGGAAGCTGCTAAGAACGTTTTAGACCGTCCATATATCATGTGCGAATATGCTCATGCCATGGGGAATAGTATGGGTAATTTTCAAGAATACTGGGACCTGATACGGTCTAGTAAAAATATGCAAGGAGGTTTCATTTGGGAATGGTATAACCAAGGCTATAAGGCTAAAGACGAGCAAGGGAGAGAATATTGGGCATACGGGGGAGACCTTGGTGGATATCATCTTTACAATGATGGGAATTTTTGTATGGATGGGCTTATTAGCCCCGATCAACAATACATTCCTCATACTAAGATCGTTAAGAAGGTTTATCAAAATATCCTGTTCGAAGCTAAAGATTTGTCTAAAGGGATTATTACAGTCATCAATGATTTTAAATTTACAGATTTATCTCCTGAAAACTATTCTTTCAAATGGGTATTATTGCAAAATGGCAGTAAAGTGGCTGATGAAATTTTTGATGTTACAATCTCGGCAGACTCCCGCAAAGATGTGAAATTAAATTTACCTCAACTAAGCAGTGCAAATGGTAACGAATATTTCTTACAAGTATTTGCTTATACAAAAGAAGCAACAGAGTTTATTCCAATCGCGTTTGAAGTTGCTAGGGAAGAGTTCGCATTTGAAACAAATGATTATTTTGCAGTAAGACGTTTTAAAGGTTCCTTAAATGTAGAAAAAAGGGTAAATAGTGTAATTATAAAATCCAGAGATATTACATATGAGTTTTCGACTAAGAATGGTAATGCTCTATTACAAATGAATGTAAATGATAAACCTTTATTCAACGCTTTACCCCGACTTAATTTTTGGAGAGCTCCTACTGATAATGATTTGGGTTCGCGCCCCAATCATAGTTATCGCCTGTGGGATGGTGCCGCACACAATCTGGCATATACTTTTATACAACACAAAAAACTGGAGGGAAAACAAATTTTTGAATATGAGGCAAAACCGAGAGGAATAGAAGCGAAAGTTATTTTAATATATATTGTCAATGAGGATGGAAGCCTGACAGTAGATGCACATTATAAAGCTTTATCGGACGATATACCTGAAATGATGAGGTTTGGCATGATAATGACCTTGCCAGAGGAATACAATCAATTCGGATGGTATGGGCGCGGTCCGGGTGAGAATTATATCGACCGCAATAGCGATACCTTTATGGGTGTTTGGGAAGGTAAAGTTAGAGAACAAGCATTTGAATATTATCGTCCACAAGAGACAGGAAATAAAACCGATGTCAGATGGTTGAGCTTAACAAATAACATGGGTAGAAAAGTCAAAGTAAGCGGTTTACAACCCATATCTGTAAGTGCGACAAATTTCACTCCCGAAGACTTAGATGCAGGATTGACCAAGAAACAGCAACATTGGTCGGATGTCATTCCCCGTAAAGAAACAGTGCTTTGCGTGGATTTGTTTCAACGAGGAGTAGGCGGACTAAACTCATGGAGCGAACATCCTTTGGGACAATATAGATTTAAGGACAAAGAATATAGGTATGGTTTTATAATTGAGGTGGAGGACTAG